From Halobacillus sp. Marseille-Q1614, the proteins below share one genomic window:
- a CDS encoding nitronate monooxygenase family protein — protein sequence MDWNTRITKSLNIKYPIVQGGLAHLAYSELAAAVSNAGGLGQVTAMSMNSEEQLREEIHKVRSMTSSPFGVNFAIGQHGRPFESMVQTAIDEDVPVISITGGNPKPIFDMLEGTNIKTLVLVAAKRQAVKAEQLGAEAVMVVGQEGGGHIGREDVSTMVLTPQVAEAVDIPVIASGGIGDGKGLMAALSLGAEGIEMGTRFIATQECVHAHQAYKDALIQADENSTVVIKRSLGAPARALKNGWTDRILELEKGEPGYEGLRDYISGLRNKKYIYEGEETEGFGWAGQVTARIKDVPSVEELIQRMITEAEEIRKSWC from the coding sequence ATGGATTGGAATACACGCATTACGAAATCTTTAAACATTAAGTATCCGATAGTTCAAGGTGGCCTTGCGCACTTAGCCTACAGCGAACTGGCGGCAGCTGTTTCAAACGCCGGCGGACTCGGTCAGGTCACAGCGATGAGTATGAACAGTGAAGAGCAGCTGAGGGAAGAAATACATAAAGTAAGGTCAATGACTTCATCCCCGTTTGGAGTGAATTTCGCCATTGGGCAGCATGGGCGTCCTTTTGAATCCATGGTTCAGACAGCAATAGATGAAGATGTTCCGGTAATATCAATAACCGGCGGAAATCCTAAGCCAATTTTCGATATGCTCGAAGGTACCAATATTAAAACGCTTGTCCTTGTGGCAGCGAAAAGACAGGCTGTTAAAGCTGAGCAGCTCGGGGCGGAGGCTGTCATGGTAGTCGGGCAGGAAGGCGGCGGTCATATCGGGCGCGAAGATGTGAGCACGATGGTCTTAACCCCGCAGGTGGCAGAAGCAGTAGACATTCCCGTCATCGCTTCAGGGGGGATTGGTGATGGCAAAGGGCTGATGGCGGCTCTATCACTTGGAGCGGAAGGAATAGAAATGGGTACTAGATTTATTGCAACGCAAGAATGTGTGCACGCCCATCAAGCTTATAAAGACGCTCTTATTCAAGCGGATGAAAATTCGACCGTTGTTATCAAACGATCACTCGGAGCGCCGGCGCGCGCACTAAAAAATGGATGGACTGACCGTATATTAGAGCTTGAAAAGGGAGAACCCGGTTATGAGGGGTTAAGAGATTATATAAGCGGTCTCCGCAACAAAAAATATATTTATGAAGGCGAAGAAACAGAAGGCTTCGGCTGGGCCGGCCAGGTAACGGCCCGTATTAAAGATGTTCCTTCCGTAGAAGAGCTGATTCAACGGATGATTACCGAAGCGGAGGAAATTCGTAAATCGTGGTGCTAG
- a CDS encoding aminotransferase class I/II-fold pyridoxal phosphate-dependent enzyme, whose product MNQKDTPLFTGLKKHAAKNPVQFHIPGHKKGKGMDSEFTKFMGEDALSIDLINIEPLDDLHHPQGMIQEAQQLAAEAFGADYTFFSVQGTSGAIMTMVMSVCHPGDKIIVPRNVHKSVMTAIIFSGAVPVFVHPELDENLGISHGITPEAVEKACESHPDAKAVLVINPTYFGVTADLKRIVEIAHSFSIPVLVDEAHGVHIHFHHQLPVSAMEAGADLAATSVHKLGGALTQSSVLNLREGLVFHERVQSVLSMLTTTSTSYILLASLDTARRQLMMHGKELLDHTLVLADYTRKAINEISPLYCAGDEILGSPATFDFDPTKLIISVKELGVTGYYVEGWLRENFNIEVELSDLYNILCLITPGDSQSEVDLLIHALKRLADESEKQSVNDITVKVPEIPLLALTPREAFYSKTETVRLEDAVGRISAEFIMIYPPGIPIFIPGEIITNDNVQYIRENIKAGLPVQGPEDDTLNTIRVIQEQRAIR is encoded by the coding sequence ATGAATCAAAAAGATACTCCCTTGTTTACAGGGTTAAAAAAACATGCAGCAAAAAACCCGGTCCAGTTTCACATTCCCGGCCACAAAAAAGGAAAAGGCATGGACAGCGAGTTCACAAAATTCATGGGAGAGGACGCCCTGTCCATCGACCTGATTAACATAGAGCCGTTAGATGACCTTCATCACCCCCAAGGAATGATACAGGAGGCGCAGCAGCTTGCGGCCGAAGCTTTTGGAGCTGACTATACGTTCTTCTCCGTTCAAGGGACTTCAGGCGCAATTATGACGATGGTTATGAGCGTCTGCCACCCTGGAGATAAAATCATCGTTCCTAGAAATGTTCATAAATCCGTGATGACTGCAATCATTTTCTCAGGGGCCGTTCCTGTCTTTGTCCACCCGGAGCTTGACGAGAATTTAGGGATTTCACACGGAATCACACCTGAAGCTGTCGAAAAAGCCTGTGAATCCCATCCGGACGCCAAAGCCGTTCTAGTTATTAACCCGACTTATTTCGGAGTAACAGCCGATTTAAAAAGAATTGTAGAAATTGCACACAGCTTTTCCATCCCCGTCTTAGTCGATGAAGCTCACGGTGTCCATATTCACTTTCACCATCAGCTTCCTGTCTCTGCTATGGAAGCAGGAGCTGATTTGGCTGCGACGAGTGTTCATAAACTTGGAGGAGCATTGACCCAGAGTTCGGTTTTGAATTTACGAGAAGGATTAGTTTTCCATGAACGTGTTCAATCTGTCCTCTCGATGCTGACGACGACTTCAACCTCCTATATTCTTTTAGCTTCTCTGGATACAGCGCGCCGCCAGCTCATGATGCACGGGAAGGAACTGTTGGACCATACACTGGTGCTTGCCGATTATACTCGAAAGGCGATCAACGAAATCTCTCCATTATACTGTGCCGGAGATGAAATTCTCGGCAGCCCGGCAACTTTTGATTTTGATCCAACGAAGCTGATTATTTCAGTAAAGGAGTTAGGCGTAACCGGGTATTATGTGGAAGGCTGGCTTAGAGAGAATTTTAATATCGAAGTGGAGCTGTCAGATCTGTATAACATCCTTTGTTTAATTACTCCAGGAGATTCCCAAAGTGAAGTTGATCTGTTAATCCACGCATTAAAGCGTCTCGCTGACGAATCAGAGAAGCAGTCAGTGAACGACATAACGGTTAAAGTTCCGGAAATCCCATTACTTGCTTTAACTCCTAGAGAAGCCTTTTATTCGAAAACAGAAACAGTACGGCTTGAGGACGCTGTAGGAAGAATCAGCGCGGAGTTTATTATGATCTACCCGCCCGGCATCCCTATTTTCATTCCGGGTGAAATCATTACGAACGATAATGTCCAGTACATTCGGGAAAACATAAAGGCCGGCCTTCCTGTGCAGGGACCTGAAGATGACACATTAAATACGATCCGCGTAATCCAAGAACAAAGAGCCATACGCTAA
- a CDS encoding GapA-binding peptide SR1P — translation MGTIVCQECQKVIEHYDNEKVATLYSTCPSCNQPKK, via the coding sequence ATGGGTACGATCGTATGTCAAGAGTGTCAAAAAGTAATCGAGCATTATGACAATGAAAAAGTAGCGACTCTCTACAGCACATGTCCATCTTGTAATCAGCCTAAGAAATAA
- a CDS encoding polysaccharide deacetylase family protein, giving the protein MKYWLCVLLLLIVMAGCGIQAEETVTQEEREKETTEEKAERPDEEAETEDDKSEEMVQEAEEVESQYRMTESGTFVPIHNANENVVLLTFDDAPDAHALEIAQTLKELEAPAIFFVNGHFLDTEEEKETLKQIQSMGFPIGNHTMSHPSLPELSEQEQREEIVKLNDIVEEIIGERPKFFRAPFGQNTEYTKQVAEEEGMLLMNWTYGYDWEPQYQNAESLADIMVNTEFLRPGANLLMHDREWTAKAVPAIVKGFRDKGYELLDPALIEVPGK; this is encoded by the coding sequence ATGAAATATTGGCTGTGTGTATTGTTGTTATTGATTGTGATGGCCGGCTGCGGGATTCAGGCAGAAGAAACAGTGACGCAGGAAGAAAGAGAAAAAGAAACTACTGAAGAAAAAGCCGAACGGCCGGATGAGGAAGCCGAAACAGAGGATGATAAGTCTGAAGAAATGGTGCAGGAAGCAGAAGAAGTAGAATCACAATATAGGATGACGGAATCTGGAACCTTTGTACCGATACATAATGCGAACGAGAACGTGGTCCTGCTTACATTTGATGATGCACCGGATGCACACGCTTTAGAAATTGCCCAGACACTTAAAGAACTGGAAGCACCAGCGATATTTTTTGTGAACGGTCATTTCCTCGATACTGAAGAAGAAAAGGAAACATTAAAACAAATCCAATCGATGGGCTTTCCCATTGGAAACCATACGATGAGCCACCCTTCATTGCCTGAGCTTTCCGAGCAGGAACAAAGGGAAGAAATTGTGAAGCTGAATGATATTGTAGAAGAAATTATCGGAGAGCGTCCTAAATTCTTCCGAGCACCGTTTGGCCAGAACACGGAGTATACAAAACAGGTGGCTGAAGAAGAAGGTATGCTGCTCATGAATTGGACCTATGGGTATGACTGGGAACCACAGTATCAAAATGCTGAAAGTCTGGCAGATATTATGGTAAATACTGAATTCCTGAGGCCTGGCGCCAACCTCCTTATGCACGACAGAGAGTGGACAGCAAAAGCCGTTCCCGCTATTGTTAAAGGTTTTAGAGATAAAGGATACGAACTGCTCGACCCTGCGTTAATTGAAGTTCCAGGAAAATAA
- a CDS encoding BCCT family transporter translates to MQNVTKVFYISVAVAVLFIIWGVLPESIVQGGNLADVTASVQGFLTDKFGWFYLLSATGFLIFAIYLTFSKYGKLKLGKPDDEPEYPYITWFAMLFSAGMGIGLVFWGAGEPISHFHAPPGVETEPTSEAAAREAMKYSFFHWGFHPWAIYAVLALALAYFKFRKNAPGVISAALTPLLGEERVKGPIGTLVDFIAVFATIFGVATSLGFGTLQIASGLSFSFEGIENTFTLQLLIIITVTILFMTSAMTGLNKGIKYLSNINIVLALLLMFFLLFAGPTNFIMDYFTSTFGSYIRDLPYMSFRMTPFATDNTWVGDWTIFYWAWWISWAPFVGTFIARVSKGRTIREFISGVLLVPTIFGALWFSVFGGTAINLEFFGGQDIYSDVSEIGAEAALFSMLQHVPLGGVMTIIGLLLISTFFITSADSATFVLGMQTTNGSLNPPLKVKFIWGLIQAGAAAILLWQGGLGALQTAAIIAAFPFTLIMILLCFSLFKAFQEEGKKVGLKK, encoded by the coding sequence ATGCAGAACGTAACTAAAGTGTTTTACATTTCCGTGGCAGTTGCCGTCCTCTTCATTATATGGGGCGTCCTGCCGGAATCTATAGTGCAGGGAGGAAACCTTGCAGATGTAACAGCCAGCGTCCAAGGTTTCTTAACGGATAAATTTGGCTGGTTCTATTTACTGTCAGCGACAGGTTTTCTTATCTTTGCCATTTATTTAACCTTTTCTAAATATGGTAAGTTAAAGCTTGGAAAACCTGATGATGAACCTGAGTATCCTTACATTACTTGGTTTGCGATGCTGTTTAGTGCCGGAATGGGTATCGGACTCGTATTCTGGGGTGCCGGCGAGCCTATCTCTCACTTCCACGCACCTCCAGGAGTTGAAACGGAGCCTACAAGTGAAGCTGCGGCAAGAGAAGCTATGAAATACAGCTTCTTCCACTGGGGGTTCCATCCGTGGGCGATTTACGCTGTGTTGGCTCTTGCTCTTGCTTACTTTAAGTTTAGAAAAAATGCACCAGGGGTGATCAGTGCAGCTCTTACACCTCTATTGGGTGAAGAAAGAGTAAAAGGACCTATTGGTACATTAGTCGATTTCATTGCCGTGTTTGCTACGATTTTTGGTGTAGCAACTTCTCTTGGATTTGGAACACTGCAAATCGCCAGTGGCCTTTCCTTCAGCTTTGAAGGAATCGAAAACACTTTTACATTACAGCTTCTCATCATTATTACTGTTACTATCTTATTTATGACTTCTGCAATGACAGGCTTAAATAAAGGAATTAAGTACTTGAGTAATATAAATATTGTCTTAGCCTTACTGCTTATGTTCTTTTTACTTTTTGCAGGTCCTACAAACTTCATTATGGACTACTTCACATCAACATTTGGTTCATATATTAGAGATTTACCATATATGAGCTTTAGAATGACTCCATTCGCTACAGATAATACTTGGGTTGGCGACTGGACAATTTTCTATTGGGCATGGTGGATTTCCTGGGCTCCTTTTGTTGGAACGTTCATTGCGCGTGTTTCTAAAGGACGTACGATACGAGAGTTTATTAGTGGCGTACTATTAGTCCCTACCATCTTTGGGGCTCTCTGGTTCTCAGTTTTTGGCGGTACAGCGATAAACTTAGAGTTCTTCGGCGGACAGGACATTTATTCGGATGTCAGTGAAATAGGAGCAGAAGCTGCCTTATTCTCTATGCTGCAGCACGTGCCACTTGGTGGAGTAATGACTATTATCGGCCTGCTGTTAATCAGTACATTCTTCATTACTTCCGCAGACTCAGCAACGTTCGTTTTAGGAATGCAGACAACGAACGGAAGCTTGAATCCTCCATTGAAAGTTAAGTTTATCTGGGGTCTTATTCAAGCAGGTGCAGCGGCTATTCTATTATGGCAAGGCGGACTTGGAGCCTTACAGACTGCCGCCATTATCGCCGCATTTCCATTTACTTTAATTATGATTCTGTTATGCTTCTCCTTATTTAAAGCATTCCAGGAGGAAGGTAAAAAAGTCGGCCTAAAAAAATAA
- the lpdA gene encoding dihydrolipoyl dehydrogenase, whose product MVVGDFPIELDTLVVGAGPGGYVAAIRAAQTGQKVTIVDKGNLGGVCLNVGCVPSKALIQAGHRFEHAKGAEDMGIQSEKTTVDFSKVQEWKSGVVKKLTGGVEGLLKGNKVDIVKGEVYFVDKNTVRVMDDKNSQTYTFKNCIIATGSRPIEIPDFKFSDRVIDSTGALSLEEVPKKMVVIGGGYIGTELGTAYANFDTEVTILEGTKDILGGFEKQMSSLVKRRLKKKGVDVVTNAMAKGVEETKDGVTVKYEVKGEEKTIDADYVLVTVGRRPNTDEIGLEELGIEMSDKGIIKTDKQCRTSVENIYAIGDIVDGPPLAHKASYEGKIAAEVIAGENAEIDYLGIPAVVFSDPELASVGYTEQEAKDAGYDVQASKFPFGANGRALSLNDSDGFLKLITRKDDGLVIGAQIAGPNASDMIAELGLAIESGMTAEDLALTIHAHPTLGEITMEAAEVAMGQPIHIVK is encoded by the coding sequence ATGGTAGTAGGAGATTTTCCAATTGAGTTAGACACATTAGTAGTGGGAGCAGGACCTGGCGGCTATGTTGCTGCCATCCGTGCTGCTCAGACTGGCCAAAAAGTAACGATCGTCGACAAAGGAAACTTGGGCGGCGTCTGCTTAAACGTCGGCTGTGTACCATCTAAAGCCCTTATTCAGGCGGGACACCGTTTTGAACATGCTAAAGGTGCAGAAGATATGGGTATCCAATCTGAGAAGACAACTGTTGACTTCTCTAAAGTACAAGAATGGAAGAGCGGCGTTGTTAAGAAGCTTACCGGCGGTGTTGAAGGCTTGTTGAAAGGCAATAAAGTAGACATCGTAAAAGGTGAAGTTTACTTTGTAGACAAAAATACAGTTCGTGTTATGGATGATAAGAACTCTCAAACATACACGTTCAAAAATTGTATCATCGCTACAGGTTCTCGTCCGATTGAAATTCCTGACTTCAAATTCTCTGATCGCGTAATAGATTCTACAGGTGCTTTATCTTTAGAAGAAGTGCCTAAGAAGATGGTGGTTATCGGAGGAGGATATATCGGAACTGAGCTTGGAACAGCTTATGCCAACTTTGATACGGAAGTTACTATCCTTGAAGGTACTAAAGATATTCTTGGCGGATTTGAGAAGCAAATGTCTTCTCTAGTGAAGCGCCGTCTGAAGAAAAAAGGCGTAGACGTTGTGACAAATGCAATGGCTAAAGGTGTAGAAGAAACAAAAGACGGTGTAACAGTTAAGTATGAGGTGAAAGGCGAAGAAAAGACAATTGATGCTGATTACGTACTAGTTACAGTCGGCCGTCGTCCAAACACGGATGAAATTGGTCTTGAAGAGCTTGGTATTGAAATGAGCGACAAAGGAATCATTAAAACAGACAAACAGTGCCGCACAAGCGTAGAAAACATCTATGCCATTGGTGACATTGTAGATGGACCTCCACTAGCTCACAAAGCTTCTTACGAAGGTAAAATTGCTGCAGAAGTCATTGCAGGTGAAAATGCTGAGATTGATTATCTTGGTATCCCTGCGGTTGTCTTCTCAGATCCTGAGTTAGCTTCTGTCGGATATACAGAGCAGGAAGCTAAAGATGCCGGTTATGATGTACAGGCTTCCAAATTCCCGTTCGGTGCTAATGGACGTGCCCTGTCTCTAAATGACAGCGATGGATTCCTGAAGCTGATCACGCGTAAAGACGACGGATTAGTGATTGGTGCTCAAATCGCCGGCCCTAACGCCAGCGATATGATCGCTGAGCTTGGCTTAGCTATTGAGTCTGGTATGACTGCAGAAGATTTAGCACTTACCATTCATGCCCACCCTACACTAGGGGAGATCACAATGGAAGCTGCTGAAGTAGCTATGGGTCAGCCGATTCACATCGTTAAATAA
- a CDS encoding dihydrolipoamide acetyltransferase family protein: protein MAFEFKLPDIGEGIHEGEIAKWFVKKGDEVKEDDVLCEVQNDKAVVEIPSQVDGTVKEIHVDEGETTTVGTVIITIDDGSEDSSDASEEEPKEEPKEEAKDEAKEEAPKEDAKSDQPAAGADEDIDEDKRVIAMPSVRKYARDNDVDIRRVQGSGKNGRVLKEDVDSFLSGDQKEAAQDQQGEAKSEEKTEEAAQEQQAPAAGEAYPETREKMSGIRKAIAKAMVNSKHTAPHVTLMDEVDVTELVAHRKKFKAVAAEQDIKLTYLPYVVKALVSTLKKYPVLNTSLDDNTDEIIQKHYYNIGIAADTDKGLLVPVVKDADRKSIFSISSEVNELAVKARDGKLGSDEMKGASTTITNIGSAGGQWFTPVINHPEVAILGIGRIAEKPVVRDGEVVVAPVLAISLSFDHRMIDGATAQHAMNNIKRLLNDPQLIMMEA, encoded by the coding sequence GTGGCGTTTGAATTTAAATTACCTGATATCGGTGAAGGTATCCACGAAGGTGAAATCGCAAAGTGGTTTGTAAAAAAAGGTGACGAAGTAAAAGAAGACGATGTGCTTTGTGAAGTACAGAACGATAAAGCCGTTGTTGAGATCCCTTCCCAAGTAGATGGAACGGTTAAAGAGATCCACGTAGATGAAGGTGAAACGACAACTGTAGGAACTGTTATCATCACTATCGATGACGGATCTGAAGATTCTTCTGATGCTTCTGAAGAAGAACCTAAGGAAGAGCCTAAAGAAGAAGCTAAAGATGAAGCTAAAGAAGAGGCTCCTAAAGAGGATGCAAAATCAGATCAGCCGGCAGCTGGTGCAGATGAGGATATCGACGAGGACAAGCGCGTCATAGCTATGCCATCTGTAAGAAAATATGCTCGTGATAACGATGTAGACATCCGCCGCGTGCAAGGCTCCGGTAAAAATGGCCGTGTGCTTAAAGAAGACGTGGACAGCTTCCTAAGCGGAGATCAGAAAGAAGCGGCTCAAGATCAGCAGGGTGAAGCGAAATCTGAAGAGAAAACAGAAGAAGCTGCACAAGAGCAGCAGGCTCCTGCTGCCGGAGAAGCTTATCCTGAAACTCGTGAGAAGATGAGCGGAATCCGTAAGGCGATCGCTAAAGCCATGGTTAATTCTAAACATACCGCTCCTCATGTTACACTAATGGATGAAGTGGATGTTACAGAACTTGTTGCACACCGTAAGAAGTTTAAAGCTGTGGCAGCTGAGCAGGATATTAAGCTGACTTATCTTCCATATGTAGTGAAGGCTCTAGTTTCCACACTTAAGAAATATCCTGTATTAAATACTTCATTAGACGACAATACAGATGAAATTATCCAAAAACACTACTATAATATTGGTATTGCAGCTGATACAGATAAAGGTCTTCTTGTACCAGTTGTTAAAGATGCCGATCGTAAATCTATCTTCTCTATCTCCAGTGAAGTTAACGAGCTTGCAGTTAAAGCACGTGACGGCAAACTGGGATCAGATGAGATGAAAGGTGCATCTACTACGATCACGAATATTGGTTCTGCCGGCGGACAATGGTTCACACCGGTAATAAACCATCCGGAAGTAGCTATCCTGGGTATCGGCCGAATCGCAGAAAAACCAGTTGTTCGTGACGGAGAAGTAGTAGTAGCTCCAGTGCTTGCGATTTCCTTAAGCTTTGACCATAGAATGATTGACGGTGCAACAGCTCAGCATGCAATGAACAACATCAAGCGTTTACTGAACGATCCACAACTAATTATGATGGAGGCGTAA
- a CDS encoding alpha-ketoacid dehydrogenase subunit beta, with amino-acid sequence MAQMTMIQAITDAMRTELKNDENVLVFGEDVGQNGGVFRATEGLQDEFGEERVFDTPLAESGIGGISIGLALTGFRPVPEIQFFGFVYETMDAISGQMARYRYRSGNTQSMPITVRSPFGGGVHTPELHADSLEGLMAQQPGLKVVIPSNPYDAKGLLIQSIRDNDPVIFLEHMKLYRSFREEVPEEEYTIELGKAEVKKEGTDVTLIAYGAMVHSCLKAAEELENDGVSAEVIDLRTVAPVDYETILKSVEKTNRAVVVQEAQKQAGIASNVVSEIQEKAILHLEAPVLRVSAPDTVYAFTQAEEVWLPNHNDIVEKVNKVMNF; translated from the coding sequence ATGGCACAAATGACAATGATTCAAGCCATCACTGACGCGATGCGCACAGAACTAAAAAATGATGAAAACGTGCTCGTTTTTGGTGAAGATGTTGGCCAAAACGGCGGCGTATTCCGCGCGACAGAAGGTCTTCAAGATGAATTCGGCGAAGAGCGCGTGTTTGACACTCCTCTAGCTGAATCAGGAATTGGCGGTATCTCTATCGGTCTTGCACTAACTGGATTCCGTCCGGTACCTGAAATTCAATTCTTTGGATTCGTATACGAAACTATGGATGCGATCAGCGGTCAAATGGCACGTTACCGTTACCGTTCAGGTAATACTCAAAGCATGCCGATCACTGTACGTTCCCCGTTCGGCGGCGGTGTACACACGCCGGAACTTCACGCAGACAGCTTAGAAGGTCTTATGGCTCAGCAGCCTGGTTTAAAAGTAGTTATTCCATCTAACCCTTATGATGCAAAAGGACTTTTAATCCAGTCTATCCGTGATAACGATCCGGTTATCTTCCTTGAGCACATGAAGCTTTACCGTTCATTCCGTGAAGAAGTACCGGAAGAGGAATATACAATCGAGCTTGGAAAAGCTGAAGTTAAAAAAGAAGGTACAGATGTTACACTTATCGCTTATGGAGCCATGGTGCACTCTTGCCTTAAAGCGGCAGAAGAGCTTGAAAACGATGGAGTAAGTGCAGAAGTAATTGATCTGCGTACTGTAGCTCCAGTTGATTATGAAACTATTCTTAAATCAGTTGAAAAAACTAACCGTGCCGTAGTGGTTCAGGAAGCTCAGAAGCAGGCTGGTATTGCTTCAAACGTAGTTTCTGAAATTCAGGAAAAAGCAATCCTTCACTTAGAAGCTCCTGTATTACGCGTATCAGCTCCAGATACAGTTTATGCGTTCACTCAAGCTGAAGAAGTATGGCTTCCAAACCACAATGACATTGTGGAAAAAGTAAACAAAGTAATGAACTTTTAA
- the pdhA gene encoding pyruvate dehydrogenase (acetyl-transferring) E1 component subunit alpha, giving the protein MFQILNEKGEIVNEDAMPDLSDEDLKEIMKRMVYTRILDQRSIALNRQGRLGFYAPTAGQEASQLGSQFALEKADFILPGYRDVPQLIWHGLPLTKAFLFSRGHFQGNQMPEGVNAVSPQIIIGAQITQAAGVGLGFKKRKEDAIAITYTGDGGASQGDFYEGLNFAGAFGAQTVFVVQNNRFAISVPVEKQSAAQTIAQKAVAAGIEGIQVDGMDVLAVYAATKEARKRAVDGEGPTLIETLTYRYGPHTMAGDDPTRYRTEDMDSDWEKKDPIVRFRTFLESKDLWSEEEENEVIEQAKADVKAAIKEADNTPKQKVTDLMENMYEELPSNLQEQYEEYKEKESK; this is encoded by the coding sequence ATGTTTCAAATCCTTAATGAAAAAGGCGAAATCGTAAATGAAGACGCCATGCCTGATCTTTCAGATGAAGATCTAAAAGAAATTATGAAGAGAATGGTTTATACAAGAATTTTAGACCAGCGTTCTATAGCGTTAAATAGACAAGGTCGTCTTGGTTTCTATGCTCCTACAGCAGGACAGGAAGCTTCACAGCTTGGAAGCCAGTTTGCATTAGAAAAGGCTGACTTTATCTTGCCTGGTTATCGTGATGTTCCTCAGCTTATCTGGCACGGACTTCCATTAACTAAAGCCTTCCTATTCTCCCGCGGACACTTCCAAGGAAACCAAATGCCTGAAGGAGTAAACGCAGTAAGCCCTCAAATTATCATCGGTGCACAAATTACACAGGCTGCCGGTGTAGGACTTGGATTTAAAAAGCGTAAAGAAGATGCAATTGCTATTACTTACACTGGTGACGGCGGTGCCTCCCAGGGAGACTTCTATGAAGGTTTAAACTTTGCTGGAGCGTTCGGTGCTCAAACAGTATTCGTTGTACAAAACAACCGTTTCGCGATTTCCGTACCTGTGGAAAAGCAGTCAGCAGCTCAGACGATTGCTCAAAAAGCAGTAGCGGCAGGTATTGAAGGAATTCAAGTAGACGGTATGGACGTTCTTGCTGTTTATGCGGCTACAAAAGAAGCCCGCAAGCGTGCTGTAGACGGAGAAGGTCCTACCCTTATTGAAACTCTGACATACCGTTATGGACCACACACTATGGCAGGGGATGACCCGACTCGCTACCGTACAGAAGATATGGACAGCGACTGGGAGAAGAAAGACCCGATCGTTCGTTTCCGTACTTTCCTTGAATCTAAAGATCTATGGTCTGAAGAGGAAGAAAATGAGGTTATCGAACAGGCGAAAGCTGACGTTAAAGCTGCGATTAAAGAAGCAGACAATACTCCAAAACAAAAAGTAACGGATTTAATGGAGAATATGTACGAAGAGCTTCCTTCAAACTTGCAGGAGCAATATGAAGAATACAAGGAAAAGGAGTCGAAGTAG
- a CDS encoding YkyA family protein produces the protein MRYLKLLTLLMAAPFLLVACSGEPKEQMYDSLEEAVKQEETFREQQKPLQELEAEEEEIYNQIVELTSEETEEINKLSEEALSIVNERSKLLEKEKESIEAAKEEFDKAEGAAEDLESDAAKEAADKLIEKMDQRYKAYQELYDHYQTALSLDKELYEMLQNEDLTKDDLQAKVDEINESYSAVIEANEQFNQYTTEYNDLKKGFYEAAELDVSYEE, from the coding sequence TTGCGTTATTTAAAATTGCTGACGTTGCTTATGGCAGCGCCTTTTTTATTGGTAGCTTGTTCCGGGGAGCCGAAAGAGCAGATGTATGATTCTTTAGAAGAAGCAGTGAAACAGGAAGAGACCTTCCGTGAACAGCAGAAGCCGCTGCAGGAATTAGAGGCAGAAGAAGAAGAAATCTATAATCAAATCGTCGAACTGACTTCTGAGGAAACAGAGGAAATTAATAAATTATCTGAAGAAGCTCTTTCTATTGTAAATGAAAGAAGTAAACTTCTAGAGAAAGAGAAAGAAAGCATTGAAGCAGCAAAAGAAGAGTTTGATAAAGCGGAGGGTGCAGCGGAAGATCTTGAATCAGATGCAGCAAAAGAGGCAGCGGATAAGCTTATTGAGAAAATGGATCAGCGATATAAGGCTTATCAGGAACTGTATGACCATTACCAGACGGCCTTAAGCCTCGATAAAGAACTATATGAAATGCTTCAAAATGAAGATCTTACAAAAGATGACCTGCAGGCTAAAGTAGATGAAATCAATGAAAGCTACAGTGCCGTAATTGAGGCGAATGAACAGTTCAATCAGTATACAACGGAATACAATGATTTGAAGAAAGGTTTTTATGAAGCCGCTGAGTTAGACGTAAGTTATGAAGAATAA